A stretch of Pristiophorus japonicus isolate sPriJap1 chromosome 12, sPriJap1.hap1, whole genome shotgun sequence DNA encodes these proteins:
- the LOC139277699 gene encoding mucin-2-like, which translates to MTMTTTYNPTTYNPTTYNPTTYNPTTYNPTTYNPTTYNPTTYNPTTYNPTTYNPTTYNPTTYNPTTYNPTTYNPTTYNPTTYNPTTYNPTTYNPTTYNPTTYNPTTYNPTTYNPTTYNPTTYNPTTYNPTTYNPTTYNPTTYNPTTYNPTTYNPTTYNPTTYNPTTYNPTTYNPTTYNPTTYNPTTYNPTTYNPTTYNPTTYNPTTYNPTTYNPTTYNPTTYNPTTYNPTTYNPTTYNPTTYNPTTYNPTTYNPTTYNPTTYNPTTYNPTTYNPTTYNPTTYNPTTYNPTTYNPTTYNPTTYNPTTYNPTTYNPTTYNPTTYNPTTYNPTTYNPTTYNPTTYNPTTYNPTTYNPTTYNPTTYNPTTYNPTTYNPTTYNPTTYNPTTYNPTTYNPTTYNPTTYNPTTYNPTTYNPTTYNPTTYNPTTYNPTTYNPTTYNPTTYNPTTYNPTTYNPTTYNPTTYNPTTYNPTFSFRGRSILSASVSN; encoded by the coding sequence atgacgatgaccacCACTTACAACCCCACCACTTACAACCCCACCACTTACAACCCCACCACTTACAACCCCACCACTTACAACCCCACCACTTACAACCCCACCACTTACAACCCCACCACTTACAACCCCACCACTTACAACCCCACCACTTACAACCCCACCACTTACAACCCCACCACTTACAACCCCACCACTTACAACCCCACCACTTACAACCCCACCACTTACAACCCCACCACTTACAACCCCACCACTTACAACCCCACCACTTACAACCCCACCACTTACAACCCCACCACTTACAACCCCACCACTTACAACCCCACCACTTACAACCCCACCACTTACAACCCCACCACTTACAACCCCACCACTTACAACCCCACCACTTACAACCCCACCACTTACAACCCCACCACTTACAACCCCACCACTTACAACCCCACCACTTACAACCCCACCACTTACAACCCCACCACTTACAACCCCACCACTTACAACCCCACCACTTACAACCCCACCACTTACAACCCCACCACTTACAACCCCACCACTTACAACCCCACCACTTACAACCCCACCACTTACAACCCCACCACTTACAACCCCACCACTTACAACCCCACCACTTACAACCCCACCACTTACAACCCCACCACTTACAACCCCACCACTTACAACCCCACCACTTACAACCCCACCACTTACAACCCCACCACTTACAACCCCACCACTTACAACCCCACCACTTACAACCCCACCACTTACAACCCCACCACTTACAACCCCACCACTTACAACCCCACCACTTACAACCCCACCACTTACAACCCCACCACTTACAACCCCACCACTTACAACCCCACCACTTACAACCCCACCACTTACAACCCCACCACTTACAACCCCACCACTTACAACCCCACCACTTACAACCCCACCACTTACAACCCCACCACTTACAACCCCACCACTTACAACCCCACCACTTACAACCCCACCACTTACAACCCCACCACTTACAACCCCACCACTTACAACCCCACCACTTACAACCCCACCACTTACAACCCCACCACTTACAACCCCACCACTTACAACCCCACCACTTACAACCCCACCACTTACAACCCCACCACTTACAACCCCACCACTTACAACCCCACCACTTACAACCCCACCACTTACAACCCCACCACTTACAACCCCACCACTTACAACCCCACCACTTACAACCCCACCACTTACAACCCCACCACTTACAACCCCACCACTTACAACCCCACCACTTACAACCCCACCACTTACAACCCCACCACTTACAACCCCACCACTTACAACCCCACCACTTACAACCCCACCACTTACAACCCCACCACTTACAACCCCACCACTTACAACCCCACGTTTAGTTTTAGGGGAAGGTCCATTCTAAGCGCTTCAGTTTCCAATTAG